CTTGGCAGGGACTTCGACACGGTGAGCCAACTCGCCGTGCGCCTCTCTGATGGTATCGAGCGGGAGAATGCAATGGCAACATATTGCATGGAGATGGTGGATGAGAAGTATCCGGTGCAGGAGATGGTGTTGGAGCTGAGGAGGAGTTGTTCCAGCTCTAGGAGATTGGCCATAGAGCTAGAAGAGCACGTGGGCCTGTGCCTTGCTACAATCCATAGAGCTAGAGTTTTGGTGATCGAAGAGATCTCCAAGCAAGCATGAATACAGTTGCCTGTTTAGTTAGTGTGGACATTATGTGTAGGAGTACTACTTCAGAGATGTATATATTTTTGTTAGATCGTGCAGGGAATTTGCACTTCAATACATTAGGATGGAAAATTAGGACAATTTAGCTTCAgccaaagaaagaaaaggaagaaaaaacaaaaataaacggACGGTTTGTGAGAGTTTGAGCAAAACTAGAAATATCAACTGCAATTTCTTGCAGGGAAATTGATGCTTTGTTGTACAGTCAGTGTATATATGAAAACATTCTGAGATTATTTCTGAAATAGCACATGCAAGTAAAAAAAAAATTCCACCCATCCTCCAAATTATCCTGTTTCTAAACATTTGTTAGCAATTTATGTTCAATATCTGTTAATGATTTAAGTTCAATCTGATGGCTACTATTCGAAGGTAACATGCTTGAGGCAAACCAAACAGCATTAATATTGGCAGAAAATGAGTCAGGGGACTATGCAACATGAATTCTGTTTACACATAAGGCTTCCTCAGAAGGGAGAAAATTACTGTATTCTAGACATATAAAATTAATATTAAGATGTGTATTTAGGCCATACCTGATAGCGTGCATTGTATTCCATCCATGAAGTTAGAAGTGGCGAGAATTGGCATCATTATTGATACATACTTTACTATCTCTTCTTCATTGCTGTACAAATAACCCCACACATCTCGTACAGAAACTGTGATGATAACTACAAGGAGGCCTTCTACTAGGCACATAATTCCTGAAATAAGAACTGATAGACGTGCTGCCTGTGGATTCCCGGCGCCTAATTCATTGGACACTCTAATACTGCGTACAAACATTAATCATGAATTCAAACTGGTTAAGTACAATTTTGAGATGTTAAATCTCATAAAATGAAAGGAACGGAGTGGAATTCTGATATTGTGCTCCCCTGACCTTATTGCACTGCTGAGGCCACTTGGAATTGTATAAACCATCCACATTGTGTTTAGGCTAGATAAATGAACCAAAGTTAGTGGCATAATCAAGTATCTGAAAGCGTAATGTCAAGCTAGCTAACATTATACTTCGTGATTATCACAAGAAATGGAAAAGGGAAGGTGTGTAACACCATGCTACTGGCCTACCACCATGTGATTTAAGTGTACCAGGCAGGTAAATAGTCTTGTTATATAACAACACTGTTGAATCTATTAAAAATCGTCTGTTTGTTAAAGATTCTCAGTAATTTAGTGCAAGAGAGTGCTTCAAGTCCTGTTTTCTTACCTGATGGATAAAATTGAAGTTTCCAGTTTTGGATTTGGAAGAAAACCTGCAAGGAGAACCACCATCTCGAATGCCCAGTACTCCAAGCTGAACTATATTGCAAGCCAAACAACCAGTTCCATGAAGAAGAAGAAAGGTGGTAAACCACATATCACTTTTCACCCAGTTGTAAAGACATTCTATTGCCAAGATACTTATTAGCAAGACATTGTTTTTTAGCGGTTGCTCATATCAGGCTTACCAGGTCATAAATGTAGATGGAATGGCCAGACTTAAAAACAAGTTCACATCCTTTAACACCGCCCTTGACCATCCATGCCAACTCCTTCTGCCAGCTTCAGAGAATTTAACATACAGTGCTAGCAATATCACATTGAACCAGTAAGATACCGAGGTTGCCAGAGCTGCACCTCTGTAGCCAAGACCGGAATTTTGAACAAGGAACCAGCACAGCACAATGTGGAATATCAACGTCACCCCAGAACAAACTACCAGTGGGTGGACAATATTTTGGGCCTGCAGTAACTTGGTAAGGCACTGAAGCAATCCGTATGCGAAAAGACCGGGAATCAACAACCGGGCGTATGTTCCAGCTCCATACGATATCTCTGGATTTTGACCAAGAGCAGTAAGAATTTGGCCAGTGAAGGCCAATACAAAGGCCAGTGGAACGCTTGAAAGCATAAGAACGAAGATAGCCCTCTGAGCATGCGTCCCTAGCATATCATACTGTTTTGCCCCATATGATTGCCCGCACAATGTGTCGAGTGCGCTTCCCATTCCCAGCTGGCGCATTGCAACGACATGAAGAGGTGAGAATTTTCATCAAATCTAATTGCAACTGAAAGTAGGCATCATCTGATAATGTTGGAAGAAGATTTTATGCCTGCTGGTCACATAAGCATACTAATTTTCTGATAATCTTGCTCACACTGCATTAAAAACTACTAGCTCCTAGATGCTCGCTTTGCATTTCATATCAACTCGCTCTTCCTTTCAACTTCGGAAACAATTTCAGTTCTGGAAACAATTTTGTCATGCTTCACAAGTAGCAACACGGGCTTTACCAGGACGCTGAAGCCAGTGacgttggcgaaggaggaggcgacGGAGGCGG
The sequence above is drawn from the Triticum aestivum cultivar Chinese Spring chromosome 7A, IWGSC CS RefSeq v2.1, whole genome shotgun sequence genome and encodes:
- the LOC123148569 gene encoding protein DETOXIFICATION 16 yields the protein MGGRGEASSAAMTASSAPLLLPLAPAPAARDEVRRQVGLAAPLVACSLLQYSLQVVSVMFAGHLGELPLSAASVASSFANVTGFSVLLGMGSALDTLCGQSYGAKQYDMLGTHAQRAIFVLMLSSVPLAFVLAFTGQILTALGQNPEISYGAGTYARLLIPGLFAYGLLQCLTKLLQAQNIVHPLVVCSGVTLIFHIVLCWFLVQNSGLGYRGAALATSVSYWFNVILLALYVKFSEAGRRSWHGWSRAVLKDVNLFLSLAIPSTFMTCLEYWAFEMVVLLAGFLPNPKLETSILSISLNTMWMVYTIPSGLSSAISIRVSNELGAGNPQAARLSVLISGIMCLVEGLLVVIITVSVRDVWGYLYSNEEEIVKYVSIMMPILATSNFMDGIQCTLSGAARGCGWQKVCSFINLCAYYAFGIPSAVIFAFVLKIGGKGLWLGIICAMVVQILALLVMMLHTNWDKEAEIARARTRVQESDDTITFA